One Festucalex cinctus isolate MCC-2025b chromosome 1, RoL_Fcin_1.0, whole genome shotgun sequence genomic region harbors:
- the tmem275a gene encoding transmembrane protein 275, which translates to MVITDRNAGSSVSKKEPPKNKKRRMSRPHGLPSPALCCACGLCIMLAGLNITLVGVFAFRTLVPSVNPSIVIGPILLLVAFSFFGACCVCSRLPPPHSSHGAKTGTNLIGNGGLAGGAAFEIETSEHTLQDTTAVQLSPTSSPASSRGSSPAKEAPDASLPGACKLFTMETNGSLGAVYSASNASGGEVRLNLPREEVATLAEFQQCT; encoded by the coding sequence ATGGTCATCACTGATAGAAACGCCGGCAGCTCTGTCTCCAAGAAGGAGCCACCCAAGAACAAAAAGCGGCGAATGTCTCGTCCTCACGGCCTGCCCTCTCCGGCCCTGTGCTGCGCCTGCGGCCTGTGCATCATGCTGGCCGGACTCAACATCACCTTGGTGGGAGTGTTCGCCTTCCGGACCCTTGTGCCTTCTGTCAACCCTTCCATCGTCATCGGACCCATTCTGTTGCTCGTCGCCTTCTCCTTTTTCGGGGCCTGCTGCGTGTGCAGCCGCCTCCCTCCTCCTCACAGCTCGCACGGCGCCAAGACGGGCACGAACCTGATCGGGAACGGCGGGCTGGCAGGGGGGGCGGCGTTCGAGATCGAGACCAGCGAGCATACGCTGCAGGACACGACGGCCGTGCAGCTCAGCCCCACGTCCTCGCCTGCGTCGTCGCGGGGATCGAGCCCTGCAAAAGAGGCTCCTGATGCGTCCCTGCCTGGCGCCTGCAAGCTTTTCACCATGGAGACCAACGGCTCACTCGGCGCGGTATACTCGGCATCCAATGCCTCGGGAGGAGAGGTGCGGCTCAACCTGCCGAGAGAAGAAGTGGCCACCTTGGCAGAGTTCCAGCAGTGTACATAA